In Debaryomyces hansenii CBS767 chromosome A complete sequence, a genomic segment contains:
- a CDS encoding DEHA2D11396p (highly similar to uniprot|P13663 Saccharomyces cerevisiae YDR158W HOM2 Aspartic beta semi-aldehyde dehydrogenase), producing the protein MALKKAGVLGATGSVGQRFILLLANHPEFEIHALGASGRSAGKSYKDAVTWKQTELLPEIAKNVKVEECKPEGSFSECDVVFSGLDADFAGQIEKDFVEAGLIVISNAKNYRREADVPLVVPIVNPEHLSIVEKKVEAAKADGKEKPGFIICISNCSTAGLVAPLKPLVDAYGPIELLTTTTLQAISGGGFSPGVPGIDVLDNIVPYISGEEEKMEWETKKILGGVNNDGTEFKILSDDDIKVSAQCNRVAVSDGHTECISLKFANRPPPSLDQVKQTLRDYVCDASKLGCHSAPKQTIHVLEEDDRPQPRLDRDRDSGYGVSVGRIREDPVLDFKMVVLSHNTIIGAAGAGILIAEILLAKNVI; encoded by the coding sequence ATGGCATTAAAGAAAGCAGGTGTTTTAGGAGCCACTGGTTCTGTCGGTCAACGTTTTATTTTACTCTTAGCCAACCATcctgaatttgaaattcatGCATTAGGTGCATCTGGTCGTTCAGCTGGAAAGAGCTATAAGGACGCTGTTACATGGAAACAGACGGAATTGCTTCCAGAAATTGCCAAAAATGTTAAGGTTGAGGAATGTAAGCCAGAAGGGTCATTTTCCGAGTGTGATGTTGTGTTCTCGGGATTGGATGCTGATTTTGCTGGgcaaattgaaaaggaCTTTGTTGAAGCAGGTTTGATCGTTATTTCGAACGCCAAAAACTACAGAAGAGAGGCTGATGTGCCATTGGTTGTGCCAATTGTGAATCCAGAACATTTGTCTATTGTTGAAAAGAAGGTTGAAGCTGCCAAGGCTGATGGTAAGGAAAAGCCAGGATTTATCATCTGTATTTCTAACTGCTCTACTGCCGGTTTGGTTGCTCCATTGAAGCCTTTGGTTGATGCCTACGGtccaattgaattattgacaACCACCACTTTACAGGCTATATCTGGTGGTGGATTCTCGCCAGGTGTTCCAGGTATTGACGTGTTGGACAACATTGTTCCATACATCAGtggtgaagaagagaagatGGAATGGGAaacgaagaaaattttgGGAGGTGTTAATAACGATGGAACtgaattcaagattttgtCTGATGACGACATTAAGGTGAGTGCTCAATGTAATCGTGTTGCTGTTAGTGATGGACACACCGAATGTATCTCTTTGAAGTTTGCCAACAGACCACCACCATCCCTTGACCAAGTCAAACAAACCTTGAGAGATTATGTTTGTGATGCCTCGAAGTTGGGTTGTCACTCGGCTCCAAAACAAACCATCCACGTtttagaagaagacgaCAGACCACAACCTAGATTGGACAGAGATAGAGATAGCGGATACGGAGTTTCTGTTGGTAGAATTAGAGAAGACCCTGTTTTAGATTTCAAGATGGTTGTCTTATCTCACAACACTATTATTGGTGCTGCTGGTGCTGGTATATTGATTGCCGAAATCTTGTTAGCCAAGAACGTCATCTAG